A region of the Verrucomicrobiota bacterium genome:
TACTGGGCACCAAGGAATTCAAGCTGATTTACGAAATCGGCGGAGGGAAAATGGTGAAGAATGTGCCGGTGCCACCCGGCGACCGGGCGAAATTCGCGATCGAAGAGGACGAGATCCTTCAACTTGCGCGTTGGGCGTGTCTCATCGAGGACCACTATTCTGCCAAGCGCGGTCGTCCCACGCCGATGGACATCGAGTGGGCCAAGGACGGCCACACCGGCGAGTTGTTCATTGTGCAAGCACGGCCTGAGACCGTGCAATCGCGCAAGGCACCGGAGAGCATCGAGACCTATTGGCTGAAGCAACGAGGTCCCGTGCTCGTGACCGGGCGCAGCGTGGGCGAGAAAATCGCGTGGGGTCCAGTGCGGGTCATTCCCAGCGCGCAGTTCATTGGTCAATTCAAGACCGGCGAAGTCCTGGTGACGGACAAGACGGATCCGGATTGGGAGCCGATCATGAAGAAGGCCGCCGCCATTGTGACCAACCGGGGCGGGCGAACTTGCCACGCGGCCATTGTCAGCCGCGAACTCGGCGTGCCCGCCATCGTGGGCAGCGAACACGGGACGGAAGTGCTCAAGGATGGCATGATGGTCACGGTGAGTTGCGCCGAAGGCGAGACGGGTTTCGTCTATGGCGGGAAGCTGGGTTTCGAAGTGAGCCGAACGTCCCTCCGGCATCTCCCCCGTCCCCGAACCCAAATCATGATGAACGTGGCCAATCCCGCGGAGGCCTTCTCGCTCTCGTTCATTCCAAACGATGGCGTCGGCCTCGCCCGCGAGGAATTCATCATCGCCAACTCCATCAAGGTGCATCCGCTCGCCCTCGTCAACTTTGACACCCTCGAAGCGGGCCCCGTCAAAGATCAGATTCGGCAACTGACTCGCGCCTATGCGGACAAGCCGCAGTACTTTGTGGATCAACTCGCCCAAGGGGTGGCGATGATCGCCGCCGCGTTTTACCCCAAGGATGTGATTCTGCGGTTGAGCGACTTCAAGACCCATGAATACGCCAATCTCGTGGGCGGACTTGCATTCGAGCCCGTCGAGGAGAATCCGATGATCGGTTTCCGCGGCGCGAGCCGTTACGATCATCCGCGTTATCAGGCCGGGTTTGCGCTGGAATGCCGCGCGGTGAAGAAGGTCCGCGAGCAAATGGGCCTCACCAATCTCAAGCTGATGGTGCCCTTCTGCCGCACGGTCGAGGAAGGACGCCGCGGCTGGTCTGCGACACGGAAGGCGCACGCTAGGATGACTCCTTTTTTCCGGTCCATCCCGTGCCCTCTTCGCCGACCCAAAAGAATCAGCCCACCCACTGCGCCAGGGCGAGAACGCACAGCAGGGCGGCGACCGAGATGATGGTTTCCAGGACGGTCCAGCTCTTCAAGGTCTGGCTCACGCTCAGACCGAGGTACTCTTTCACAAACCAGAAACCGCCATCGTTCAGGTGGGACAGAATCAATGACCCCGCCCCCATCGAAATCACGAGCAACTCCTTGTTCAAACCCGGTGCCGCTTGCACCACCGGCGCAAGGATCGCCGCCGCCAGCGTGATGGCCACGGTGGCCGATCCCACGGCGATGCGAATGGCCGCCGCCACGATCCAGCCGAGCAGTAGTGGCGAAATCGCCGCCTGCTGCGCCAAGTCGGCCACCACTTTCGAGGCGCCGCTGGCGTCCAGTACCTTGCTCAATCCACCTCCCGCTCCCACCACCAGGAAGATGCTCGCCGCCGGTCCCACACTCCCCTCCAAGATGGCCAGGATCCGCTCCTTCGAAAAACCGCACCGCCGCCCCAGGAGCTCCATCGCCACCAACACCGAAGCGGTCATGGCTACCAGCGGGCTCGACACAAAATCGAGCGTTGCTCGCCAGGGATGTCCTTTCGCCAGGAAGACCGTCCCCAAGGTTCCCAGCAGCATCAATCCGATGGGCATCAGGATCATTCCCGCCGCGGAGGCAAAACTTGGCGGGTGCGCCACGGGTTCCTGAGGCTGTGCCTCGGTGCCGGCCACCGCCGAGACTTCAGTGTCCAAACCCAGTCGCGGCGCAATCCACTTCAAGTAAACGGGACCGGCCAGGGCCGCGGCTGGAAGGCCGACCAGAACGGAATAGAAAATGGTGCGCCCAATGTCCGCTCCAAACCGGTCAATGGCCACCATGGGTCCGGGATGGGGGGGGACCAACCCGTGCGAGGCCGACAACCCGGCGACCACCGGCAGTCCGAGCCAGCCCAACTGCCGCCGGGTCTCGGCGGACAGCGACTTCAGAATCGGAATCAACAGCACCAAGCCCACGCCGAAAAACACGGGGAGCCCGACGATGAAAGCCACGAGGGTCAGAGACCAGGGAAGGTAGTTTTTTCCCAGGACGCCGATGAGCCGGTTCGCCACGATTTCCGCACCTCCCGACTCAGCCAGCAGTTTGCCGAGCATGGTTCCCAACCCCACCACCACCGCGATGAATCCCAGCGTGGCGCCCACCCCTTCCTGAAAGGATTTCGCGATATTGGCCATCGGCATGCCGGAGCCGAGTCCCACCACCACCGCCGCGAGAATGATGCCGAGGAAAGCGTGGAGTTTCCATCGTCCGACCAAGGCGACCAATCCGACCACGGCCACCACGACCCAGAGGAGGATTTGCAGTTGAGGTTCGGCAGGCATGGGGAACTCGGCAAGGTTGGAGTGGTTAGAAGAGGCTGATTGTGGTAACCCATCGCCCATGAAAACCGATCGAGAGGATTCCTGGTTTCCCGGCGCGAGCATCGCCCTGGCGGCGCTGCTGCTCTTGCTGGCCCCGGGCTGTGCCCACTCCCCTCCCGGAGCCCAGAAGCCGTCCAACGGCTCGAGTCTCGCGGGCTGGCGCGGGCCGCACGGGGCTTGGCGCACCTCGGGCGGAGTCAAACTCGATCCCATCGACGCCAAACTTTTTGCCATCCGGCCCGGCGAGGGCCTGCTGGTCAACGGGGACCGGGGGCGCACCGTGAATCTGGTCAGCGACCTGGAGCATGGCGACGTGGAAGCGCATATCGAGTTTTGCGTCCCGAAGCAATCGAACTCCGGAGTTTATTTTCAGGGGCGTTATGAAATTCAAGTGCTCGACAGCTGGGGCGTGAAGGCGGCGAAATCCTCGGACTGCGGCGGGATTTATGAGCGGTGGGCGAATGGCAAGGGGTACGAGGGCCACGCGCCGCGTGTCAACGCAAGCCGGGCGCCGGGGGCATGGCAATCGTTCGACGTCGTCTTTCGCGCACCGCGGTTCGACGCCCAAGGCAGGAAGATCGAGAACGCGCGCTTCGTCCAAGTGCTTCACAACGGCATCCTCGTTCATCGCAACGTCGAACTGAGCGGTCCGACCCGGTCCGCAACTTTCGAGCATGACGAGAAACCACGGGGGCCCCTGATGCTTCAAGGCGACCACGGACCCGTCGCCTATCGCAACCTCTGGCTGCGTCCCGTGCGCCTCCCTTGAAGACCGGACGCTGGCACGGAGCGTGTCTGGCCCTGGTGTTGGCGGGATGCGCCCTGCCTTCCGTCCGGCCCGATCGACCGCTCTTCAACGGGCGCGACTTGTCGGGGTTCTACACCTGGCTGGTGGACACGCGCCAGGAGGATCCTCGTCGCGTTTTCACCGTGATGGACCGCGCCATTCGGATTTCCGGCGACGGGCTGGGTTATCTGGCGACACGCGAGGAGTATGAGAATTACCGGCTGCGCCTGGAATTCAAATGGGGACGGACGAACACGGCGTGGGGTGGCCGGACTGGCAAAGCAAGAGATTCGGGCGTGTTTCTGCATGCCACGGGTTCCGATGGCAACAGCTTTGATGGCCAAGGCGCCTTCATGGCCGCCATCGAATGCAATGTCTTCCAGGGTGCCACCGGCGACTTTCTCCTCATCCGGGGCCACGATCACGAACCCATTCACCCGCGACTTCGATATCGCGCGAGCCATCAGGCCGACGCGGAGGGCTGGCGAGGATATGATCCGCGGGGAGAACCACGGAGCTTGGAACGCTGGGGCCGGGTGAACTGGCTCGCGAAGGATCCGCGCTGGCGGGGCGAGTTCGATTTTCGAGGGAGGGCGGACGTGGAGTTTCCCGCGGGTCAATGGAACGAACTGGAGTGCCGATGCGAGGGAGACCGGATCGAGATTTGGTTGAACGGGGTCAAGGTCAACGAAGCTCGGGAAGTCTGGCCGCGACGAGGCAAGATTCTGCTGCAATGCGAGGGTTCCGAGGTGTTTTATCGCAACATCCGGCTCGAAAATCGGTAGAGACAATTCCGGCACCAAGCCTTAACGTCTCCAGGAGCGCCACGGGGAAATGCTCCCGGGGCGGCAATGATCGAAACGACAACGCAGGTATGAGAACGAGCAACGCGGCGGCCCGGAGAGGCGTTCTGGGCGGGGGGAATTGGATTATCGACCAGGTCAAGCTCATCGACGTTTATCCCCAGCCCGAGCAATTGGCCAATATCCAGGGCGAAGCCCAAGGCACCGGAGGCGCCCCTTACAACGTGCTCATCGATTTGGCCAAGATGGGTTGCGGTTTTCCGCTCTACGCCGCGGGGCTGGTCGGCAAGGACACCCTCGGAGCGCAAATCCTGGCTGATTGCCAGGCACACAAGGTCGATACCCGGCACCTCGCCACGACCACCAAAGCCCCCACTTCCTACACCGATGTGATGACGGAGATCGGCCATGGCCGCCGCACGTTCTTCCACAATCGTGGTGCCAACGCGCTTTGGACCGGTGTCGACCTGGATTTTGACAAGATCAAGGCGCGCATTTTCCATCTCGGTTACATCCTGCTGCTCGACGCCCTGGACGCGGAAGACAAGAAGTTTGGAACCAAGGCGGCCGGGCTTCTTTCCGCCGCCCAAGCGGCGGGCATGAAAACCAGTGTCGACGTGGTGAGCGAGGACAGCGACCGTTTCGGGCGCCTGGTCACGCCCGCGTTGAAGTTCGTCGATTACTGCGTGCTCAACGAGCTCGAGGCCGGCAAAACGGCGGGTTTCCGCATTCGCACCTCCGACGGGGGCGTGGACACCGTGGCCCTGCGACATGCCGCCGGCGCACTCCTTCAGTGTGGAGTGCGCGAGGTCGTCATCATCCACTTTCCCGAAGGTGCGTTTGCCCGGACACGGGATGGACGCGATTATTGGCAATCCTCCCTGCAATTGCCGGGCAAGTATATCGCGGGCACGGCTGGAGCGGGTGACGCATTTTGTGCCGGGGCGTTGCTCGGATTGCACGAGGGTTGGGACATCGGCCAGTGCCTGTTGACCGGCGTGTGCGCGGCGTCTGCGTCCCTGTCCCATCCGACTTGCACCGGCGGGATGAAGCCGCTCAAAGCGGTGCAGGCACTGGTCAAAAAGTACAAGCCGCGGCGACCTTTGGATGGCGCGGAATAGGCGGCTGGCGCGATGCCTGACCACGTTGTCCAATGATCAACCTTTGCTGCTGGCCTTCCACTCGGCAATGAAGTCCTCCACGTCTTCTT
Encoded here:
- a CDS encoding DUF1080 domain-containing protein, whose protein sequence is MKTDREDSWFPGASIALAALLLLLAPGCAHSPPGAQKPSNGSSLAGWRGPHGAWRTSGGVKLDPIDAKLFAIRPGEGLLVNGDRGRTVNLVSDLEHGDVEAHIEFCVPKQSNSGVYFQGRYEIQVLDSWGVKAAKSSDCGGIYERWANGKGYEGHAPRVNASRAPGAWQSFDVVFRAPRFDAQGRKIENARFVQVLHNGILVHRNVELSGPTRSATFEHDEKPRGPLMLQGDHGPVAYRNLWLRPVRLP
- a CDS encoding permease DsdX (member of the Gnt family of gluconate transporters; not involved in gluconate transport; unknown function) — its product is MAKSLASMGSSLTPPEVRQAPCGPRQPARLEPLDGFWAPGGEWAQPGASKSSSAARAMLAPGNQESSRSVFMGDGLPQSASSNHSNLAEFPMPAEPQLQILLWVVVAVVGLVALVGRWKLHAFLGIILAAVVVGLGSGMPMANIAKSFQEGVGATLGFIAVVVGLGTMLGKLLAESGGAEIVANRLIGVLGKNYLPWSLTLVAFIVGLPVFFGVGLVLLIPILKSLSAETRRQLGWLGLPVVAGLSASHGLVPPHPGPMVAIDRFGADIGRTIFYSVLVGLPAAALAGPVYLKWIAPRLGLDTEVSAVAGTEAQPQEPVAHPPSFASAAGMILMPIGLMLLGTLGTVFLAKGHPWRATLDFVSSPLVAMTASVLVAMELLGRRCGFSKERILAILEGSVGPAASIFLVVGAGGGLSKVLDASGASKVVADLAQQAAISPLLLGWIVAAAIRIAVGSATVAITLAAAILAPVVQAAPGLNKELLVISMGAGSLILSHLNDGGFWFVKEYLGLSVSQTLKSWTVLETIISVAALLCVLALAQWVG
- the ppsA gene encoding phosphoenolpyruvate synthase — its product is MPSPSSSSPPRNPTHAASPSSRRKLGRVTKSKTASEARGRFIKWFREIGIEDVPLVGGKNASLGEMFRELTGKGVKVPDGFAVTAEGFRYFLRQSELDTKIREILKGLDTRDMENLRQRGARVRHALLAASLPPDLEAEITSAYDRWHASSSQPADVAVRSSATAEDLPDASVAGQHETYLNVCGHRALLDCCKRSFASLFTDRAISYRTDKGFDHFQVALSIGVQRMVRSDLASSGVIFTLDTETGFRDVVLINAAYGLGENVVQGSVNADEYCVFKPTLRTGHRPILQKILGTKEFKLIYEIGGGKMVKNVPVPPGDRAKFAIEEDEILQLARWACLIEDHYSAKRGRPTPMDIEWAKDGHTGELFIVQARPETVQSRKAPESIETYWLKQRGPVLVTGRSVGEKIAWGPVRVIPSAQFIGQFKTGEVLVTDKTDPDWEPIMKKAAAIVTNRGGRTCHAAIVSRELGVPAIVGSEHGTEVLKDGMMVTVSCAEGETGFVYGGKLGFEVSRTSLRHLPRPRTQIMMNVANPAEAFSLSFIPNDGVGLAREEFIIANSIKVHPLALVNFDTLEAGPVKDQIRQLTRAYADKPQYFVDQLAQGVAMIAAAFYPKDVILRLSDFKTHEYANLVGGLAFEPVEENPMIGFRGASRYDHPRYQAGFALECRAVKKVREQMGLTNLKLMVPFCRTVEEGRRGWSATRKAHARMTPFFRSIPCPLRRPKRISPPTAPGRERTAGRRPR
- a CDS encoding DUF1080 domain-containing protein, whose amino-acid sequence is MAASRAPPLKTGRWHGACLALVLAGCALPSVRPDRPLFNGRDLSGFYTWLVDTRQEDPRRVFTVMDRAIRISGDGLGYLATREEYENYRLRLEFKWGRTNTAWGGRTGKARDSGVFLHATGSDGNSFDGQGAFMAAIECNVFQGATGDFLLIRGHDHEPIHPRLRYRASHQADAEGWRGYDPRGEPRSLERWGRVNWLAKDPRWRGEFDFRGRADVEFPAGQWNELECRCEGDRIEIWLNGVKVNEAREVWPRRGKILLQCEGSEVFYRNIRLENR
- a CDS encoding carbohydrate kinase family protein; amino-acid sequence: MRTSNAAARRGVLGGGNWIIDQVKLIDVYPQPEQLANIQGEAQGTGGAPYNVLIDLAKMGCGFPLYAAGLVGKDTLGAQILADCQAHKVDTRHLATTTKAPTSYTDVMTEIGHGRRTFFHNRGANALWTGVDLDFDKIKARIFHLGYILLLDALDAEDKKFGTKAAGLLSAAQAAGMKTSVDVVSEDSDRFGRLVTPALKFVDYCVLNELEAGKTAGFRIRTSDGGVDTVALRHAAGALLQCGVREVVIIHFPEGAFARTRDGRDYWQSSLQLPGKYIAGTAGAGDAFCAGALLGLHEGWDIGQCLLTGVCAASASLSHPTCTGGMKPLKAVQALVKKYKPRRPLDGAE